One region of candidate division KSB1 bacterium genomic DNA includes:
- a CDS encoding sigma-70 family RNA polymerase sigma factor — MSRPVALTMQLAADSAERYAELSQIELITRAQQGDELAFEALYRRFARTVYTVAHHMLGNHHDADEILQEAFIRIFKNLSRLRSPQAFTSWVYQITVNLCMDFRKVRTRSRWEPLEGNGRRGEEERHSHFELATAKWVRNPEQVLENKELLAHITTAIETLPEQQKAVILLHEVEGVSKKMISEILDCSLVTVRTNLHHARKKLRRKLLKYLNA; from the coding sequence ATGAGCAGACCAGTCGCACTCACGATGCAGTTGGCAGCAGATTCAGCGGAACGTTACGCCGAATTGTCGCAAATCGAGTTGATTACCCGCGCCCAGCAGGGCGACGAGCTCGCGTTTGAAGCGCTCTACCGCCGCTTTGCGCGAACCGTCTACACCGTGGCGCATCACATGCTCGGCAATCATCACGACGCCGACGAGATTTTGCAGGAAGCGTTCATCCGGATTTTTAAAAACTTGTCGCGCTTGCGCAGCCCGCAGGCGTTCACCTCGTGGGTCTATCAGATCACGGTGAACTTGTGCATGGATTTTCGCAAAGTGCGCACGCGCAGCCGGTGGGAACCGCTGGAAGGCAATGGCCGCCGCGGCGAGGAAGAACGGCATTCGCACTTTGAACTGGCGACCGCGAAATGGGTGCGCAATCCGGAGCAAGTTCTCGAAAACAAGGAATTGCTGGCGCACATCACCACCGCCATCGAGACGCTGCCCGAGCAGCAAAAAGCGGTGATCTTGCTGCACGAAGTGGAAGGCGTTTCCAAAAAAATGATTTCGGAGATCCTCGACTGCTCGCTGGTCACCGTCCGCACGAATTTGCATCATGCCCGAAAAAAGCTGCGCCGGAAATTGTTGAAGTATCTCAACGCGTGA
- a CDS encoding zf-HC2 domain-containing protein → MNCFEIEEYLLDYLDNELAGSMQQVVAEHLQMCLSCRKEVENYRKTTMLLQLRAVPEPAPAYWDATWEKIRAGFKARVLPMAGKPLPSPSRWLWLQRVNWRPLVGAAAMFLLILTAAIWSWQKRSRELSAQQAMARIYLNQASNPALWRDDNFPDDMSRQIELITASRAAFGSIDPISKSVTLVRLEANNK, encoded by the coding sequence ATGAATTGCTTCGAAATCGAAGAGTACCTGCTCGATTACCTCGATAACGAGCTGGCCGGTTCGATGCAGCAGGTAGTGGCGGAGCATTTGCAGATGTGTTTGTCTTGCCGTAAAGAGGTGGAAAATTATCGCAAGACGACGATGCTGCTGCAATTGCGCGCCGTGCCGGAACCGGCACCGGCGTACTGGGACGCCACTTGGGAAAAAATTCGCGCCGGCTTCAAAGCACGAGTTTTGCCGATGGCCGGCAAGCCGCTGCCTTCACCGTCGCGCTGGCTCTGGTTGCAACGCGTGAATTGGCGGCCGTTGGTCGGCGCCGCCGCCATGTTCTTGCTCATTCTCACTGCCGCCATCTGGTCATGGCAGAAGCGCTCGCGCGAATTGTCCGCGCAGCAGGCGATGGCGCGCATTTATTTGAATCAGGCTTCGAACCCGGCGCTCTGGCGCGATGACAATTTCCCGGATGACATGAGCCGCCAGATCGAATTGATTACCGCCAGCCGCGCCGCTTTTGGCTCCATCGATCCGATCTCCAAAAGCGTCACGCTGGTGCGGCTGGAGGCGAATAATAAATGA